In one window of Oryza sativa Japonica Group chromosome 9, ASM3414082v1 DNA:
- the LOC4347873 gene encoding nuclear pore complex protein GP210 isoform X1 — MASPSAFAAVAAAVVMMAAAAAALCFSAAAAASPVGGPHMADLSVLLPPRMTKPVEHRLIGFDGCFTWAWDHHDIISVKPEYNDSSRCSTSARLASIAPYSGRKETSVYATDIISGITIHCKVFVDRISRIRIFHHAVKIDLDEVATLRVHAFDDEDNVFSSLVGLQFLWQLTPRWVDTNSHHLVHIPLKETHLSDCSGFCGDMNIRFELEDRNLGSDLFVVKGIEIGQEVVNAQLFEPQFEHVNDTITLTVAEAMSLEPPSPVLVTVGAMVKFKLKVFRQKVPQVVNLPSQHHHWHVTNSSVAQVDSSLGVLHALSLGFTNIVVEDTRVSGHAQVSSLHVVIPQALFLYLVPVVDDSAHFHGITSIPSSEVWYVFPGRKYVVLAKAFAEGFDFKEMFITEENELKLASSTVEFWNLSQVPDSSAGSYEVQTSRLLTPISKGKGYLDAFLTYRTEASGPAKVLKLQQEVNVCSKVKAIWDEEMDNSRTIYLPWVPGAYQEVELKAVGGCGKMPEDYKLSSSDESVASVSDSLIVRTKRPGRAVIKVVSVFDALNFDEVTVEVSTPSAQAILPNFPVEVPVGTQLQAAVTLKTSNGHPFSRCDCLNAFIRWSLLSENESFVVVGTADALSTETLKHYAGSWAQYGNPCAWVSLNASAAGQATLVATFSFDSESYSEIFSGPIFLKSTSKISAYYPLVVLQAGSGNRFGGYWVDLSRIHSGIQNMVNNSPKELYLVPGSTMDVFLSGGPEQWDQLVDFVETVDVIGESKNYVVSSTAVQKLSSRLYRVSCPSKGNFKLLFSRGNMIGKDHPVPAVSQSELAVVCDFPSAITLIANENESRLVILEAASRAERKHNRLQASPVVISNGRNMRLAAAGVHGNGRFFANSSSLCLSWEVTECEGLAYLDEDKDMLDDSSWERFLVLQNSTGMCTVRATVIGFSSRVDGRTREEEHMFLQSARDTLTDAIQLQIVSSLRVTPDYVLIVFHPEAQETLAVSGGTCFLDASSNDTQVVQILQHPGKALCSQLILGARGLGTATVTIQDIGLSPRALTDSLVRVANVDWIKINSEEHISLMEGSTEDFHISAGTQDGQVFRDSQYKYMGIEVHLGDETLELINSHELLDGPKFSVKAAKIGTTSLYVTAKQYSGQRVLSQVVKVEVYKPLQIHPEYIYLTPGASFVLSVKGGPKVGVVIEYTSLNVETVEVQNSTGKLSAKTVGNSTMRAVAFSNEGTFICEAFGRVEVDIPVAMILSTQSDRLCVGCSMPIYPSLPKGDLFSFYETCQSYTWVIEDDKVAMFQLARSWQYGLDQGLYSEGKNYPWFSNGSSNAFINHVIGRSAGKTKISVSITCDFLMTGSSGSIAYSASKTILVVPDPPLALGLPITWLFPPFYTTTDLLPRSVDPDSDDLESTIGYSLLRNIGKSDLVLQNANIIDGSKIRTGESNAIDCIQAKDHSTGRTEIASCLRVAEVAQAQIAAAESSIHIAYLSVHDKVELDIKYSDELGYTFSEALGIVPVKIETNHPDVVSILMPKEGNGTHGTHERFVLQARSHGTALVRLQISHIPKKADFIMVSVGAQMYPRDVVLRSGQQLNFTIIGDRMDVRGSSQWLSSNEKVVHINRITGEAQARGEGIAEVIFKGPNTKLHTTVTVLKVNQIVVNAPAETLTNAAGPPGGYKFSVKLRSDSTGHSADSSINHINVPFDCKVEPSFVGFVEPWSDDAAKKSYCLFHPYSPAQLLPVKLNLKEGFLHIVVHANLKEDPKVTGSAHALFVKGFYIKEPRKLNLTPSCNHSIITIGGNTDVELFWNAKDLLSASRVDTNGRGVPSQISYQVEALKRQSFYDKITIILPATGQTEEIEVIYDTGERREPSTSGLTTLAAIVTCIVVPIATIALFMKLLEKKPIREAPPRHATPAPASAPAAAMADPASPATGELSPRTPQPFMEYVRRTIDDTPYYKRDARRRFNPQNTY; from the exons ATGGCCTCGCCGTCGGCcttcgcggcggtggcggcagcggtcgtgatgatggcggcggcggcggctgcgctgtgcttctcggcggccgcggccgcttcCCCGGTgggcgggccccacatggctgACCTGAGCGTGCTCCTGCCCCCGCGGATGACCAAGCCCGTCGAGCACCGCCTCATCGGCTTTGACGGCTGCTTCACCTG GGCATGGGATCACCATGATATTATTTCAGTTAAACCAGAGTACAATGACAGCAGCAGATGCTCAACTAGTGCTCGTTTGGCATCAATTGCTCCTTACAGTGGCAGGAAGGAAACTTCTGTCTATGCCACTGATATTATTAGTGGAATCACAATACATTGCAAAGTTTTTGTTGACAGAATCTCTCGGATCAGGATTTTCCATCATGCTGTAAAAATTGACCTAGATGAAGTTGCCACCTTGCGTGTTCATGCCTTTGATGATGAAG ACAATGTGTTCTCATCATTGGTGGGGTTACAATTCCTGTGGCAGCTTACCCCGAGGTGGGTTGATACTAATAGCCATCATCTGGTTCATATTCCATTGAAAGAAACACATTTAAGTGACTGCAGTGGCTTTTGTGGTGATATGAATATACGATTTGAGCTTGAAGACAGG AATCTTGGTTCAGATTTATTTGTGGTCAAGGGCATTGAGATTGGCCAAGAGGTTGTTAATGCCCAGTTATTTGAACCTCAGTTTGAACATGTGAATGATACAATCACTTTAACTGTTGCTGAAGCTATGTCACTAGAGCCCCCTTCACCAGTCCTTGTGACCGTCGGTGCTATGGTAAAGTTCAAACTCAAGGTTTTTCGACAAAAAGTTCCCCAAG TTGTTAACTTACCATCACAGCATCATCATTGGCATGTGACAAACTCTTCTGTGGCCCAAGTGGATAGTTCCTTGGGTGTCTTACATGCTTTGAGTTTGGGATTTACTAATATTGTTGTTGAAGACACAAGGGTTTCTGGCCATGCACAAGTATCATCTCTACATGTTGTTATTCCACAAGCACTCTTCCTTTATCTAGTTCCGGTTGTGGACGACTCTGCTCATTTTCATGGGATAACAAGTATTCCATCTTCAGAAGTTTGGTATGTCTTTCCTGGACGAAAATATGTGGTCCTTGCTAAAGCTTTTGCTGAGGGATTTGATTTCAAGGAGATGTTTATTACTGAG GAAAATGAGCTTAAATTGGCGAGCAGTACTGTGGAGTTCTGGAACTTATCACAGGTTCCAGACAGTTCTGCAGGTTCCTACGAAGTGCAAACATCTAGATTACTAACTCCAATTTCCAAGGGAAAAGGATACTTAGATGCTTTTTTAACTTACCGAACAGAGGCATCTGGACCAGCAAAG GTTCTCAAGCTTCAACAAGAAGTTAATGTATGCAGTAAAGTGAAAGCCATATGGGATGAAGAAATGGATAATTCCAGAACTATCTATCTTCCCTGGGTTCCTGGAGCTTATCAGGAAGTTGAACTGAAGGCAGTTGGAG GTTGTGGCAAGATGCCGGAGGACTACAAGCTATCTTCCTCTGATGAAAGTGTTGCTTCTGTGTCCGACTCACTGATTGTGCGCACAAAAAGGCCTGGTCGAGCTGTCATCAAAGTAGTTTCTGTTTTTGATGCCTTAAATTTTGATGAG GTCACTGTTGAAGTATCCACTCCTTCTGCACAGGCTATCTTGCCAAACTTTCCTGTTGAAGTGCCTGTCGGGACACAACTTCAAGCTGCTGTGACGTTGAAAACATCTAATG GACACCCATTCTCGCGATGTGATTGCCTTAATGCTTTTATAAGGTGGAGCCTACTATCTGAGAATGAATCTTTTGTAGTTGTTGGCACAGCTGATGCTTTGAGCACCGAAACCTTAAAGCATTATGCTGGTTCTTGGGCACAATATGGCAATCCTTGTGCTTGGGTATCTCTAAATGCGTCGGCTGCTGGTCAAGCCACACTAGTTGCAACATTTTCCTTTGATTCAGAGTCCTATTCTGAGATTTTTAGTGGACCTATTTTTCTTAAGTCCACTTCTAAAATATCTGCATACTATCCTCTTGTGGTACTTCAAGCAGGAAGTGGGAACCGATTTGGTGGCTATTGGGTTGACTTATCTAGAATACATAGTGGAATTCAGAATATGGTTAACAATTCTCCCAAAGAGCTGTACTTAGTTCCTGGATCAACCATGGATGTATTTCTCTCTGGAGGGCCGGAACAATGGGATCAACTGGTCGATTTTGTTGAAACTGTTGATGTTATTGGTGAATCAAAAAATTATGTTGTTAGCTCTACTGCTGTACAAAAATTATCCAGTAGGCTATACCGAGTATCCTGCCCAAGCAAAGGGAACTTT AAACTGCTGTTCTCACGTGGAAACATGATTGGAAAAGATCATCCTGTGCCTGCTGTAAGCCAATCAGAGTTGGCAGTTGTTTGTGACTTCCCGTCAGCCATAACATTGATCGCGAATGAAAATG AAAGCCGACTTGTTATTTTGGAAGCTGCAAGCAGAGCTGAACGTAAGCACAATAGACTGCAAGCATCACCTGTTGTAATCTCAAATGGAAGAAACATGCGTCTAGCTGCTGCTGGTGTACATGGAAATGGAAGATTTTTTGCCAATTCTTCTTCTCTTTGCCTGAGTTGGGAGGTCACTGAATGTGAAGGACTTGCCTACTTGGACGAAGACAAAGACATGTTAGATGACTCATCCTGGGAGAGATTTCTTGTCCTACAGAATTCTACTGGAATG TGCACTGTCCGTGCTACAGTCATTGGCTTTTCTTCAAGAGTGGATGGCCGGACCCGTGAAGAAGAGCACATGTTTCTTCAAAGCGCACGTGATACTCTCACCGATGCTATTCAGTTGCAG ATTGTTTCTTCCTTACGAGTCACTCCGGATTATGTCTTGATAGTTTTTCATCCAGAAGCACAG GAAACCTTAGCTGTTAGTGGTGGAACATGTTTCCTAGATGCCTCTAGCAATGACACGCAGGTGGTGCAAATACTTCAACATCCAGGAAAGGCACTATGTTCTCAGTTGATTCTTGGTGCTAGAGGCTTGGGCACTGCTACAGTTACAATCCAGGACATTGGCCTTTCTCCTAGAGCATTAACTGATTCTTTG GTTCGAGTTGCAAATGTTGACTGGATTAAGATAAACTCAGAAGAGCACATCAGCCTTATG GAAGGAAGCACAGAAGATTTTCATATTTCTGCTGGAACGCAAGATGGACAAGTCTTTAGAGATTCTCAG TACAAATACATGGGAATTGAAGTGCATCTTGGTGATGAGACTTTGGAACTTATTAATTCACATGAGTTGCTGGACGGACCAAAATTTTCAGTTAAAGCTGCGAAAATTGGCACAACATCTCTATAT GTCACTGCTAAGCAATACTCTGGTCAAAGAGTTTTGAGTCAGGTTGTCAAGGTGGAAGTGTACAAACCACTGCAAATACATCCAGAGTATATCTACCTCACACCGGGTGCCTCTTTTGTG CTTTCTGTAAAAGGTGGTCCAAAAGTTGGAGTTGTCATTGAGTACACAAGTCTTAATGTGGAAACTGTAGAAGTTCAAAATTCTACTGGCAAGCTGTCTGCAAAGACTGTTGGAAACTCT ACTATGCGTGCAGTTGCTTTTTCAAATGAAGGCACCTTCATCTGTGAAGCTTTTGGAAGAGTTGAAGTGGATATCCCTGTGGCTATGATATTGAGTACTCAAAGTGACCGTCTTTGTGTTGGTTGCAGCATGCCCATCTACCCTTCTCTGCCCAAG GGAGATCTATTTTCCTTTTATGAAACTTGCCAAAGTTACACTTGGGTTATAGAAGATGACAAG GTGGCTATGTTTCAATTAGCTAGATCTTGGCAGTATGGACTTGATCAAGGGCTATATTCGGAAGGAAAGAACTATCCATGGTTTTCGAATGGAAGTAGCAATGCTTTTATTAATCATGTGATTGGAAG ATCTGCTGGGAAAACCAaaatttctgtgtcaattaCTTGTGATTTCTTGATGACTGGCAGTTCTGGGTCCATAGCTTACAGTGCATCCAAGACAATTCTTGTTGTGCCAGATCCTCCTCTCGCACTTGGACTTCCTATAACATGGTTATTCCCACCCTTTTATACTACTACGGACCTTTTACCTAGATCAGTTGACCCAGACTCAGATGACCTGGAGAGTACTATTGGATATTCTCTGCTAAGGAACATTGGTAAAAGTGATCTTGTTTTGCAAAATGCTAACATTATTGATGGAAGTAAAATTAGGACTGGAGAAAGCAATGCGATTGATTGCATTCAGGCAAAGGATCACTCAACTGGTAGAACAGAAATTGCATCGTGCCTACGAGTTGCTGAG GTTGCACAAGCACAGATAGCAGCTGCAGAATCATCAATCCATATAGCCTATCTTTCTGTACATGATAAAGTTGAGTTGGATATAAAATACAGTGATGAATTAG GTTATACCTTCAGTGAAGCACTTGGAATAGTCCCTGTAAAGATTGAGACGAATCATCCTGATGTCGTGTCAATTCTTATGCCAAAAGAAGGCAATGGTACACATGGTACCCATGAACGTTTTGTGTTACAG GCAAGAAGTCATGGAACTGCTCTTGTAAGGTTGCAAATCAGCCATATTCCCAAGAAAGCCGATTTCATAATG GTATCTGTTGGTGCACAGATGTATCCCAGGGATGTGGTCCTTCGTTCTGGGCAGCAACTGAACTTCACCATTATTGGAGACC GGATGGATGTGCGTGGATCCAGTCAGTGGTTAAGTAGCAATGAAAAAGTTGTGCATATTAATAGAATAACCGGTGAAGCACAAGCACGTGGTGAAGGTATAGCAGAAG TAATATTCAAAGGTCCAAATACAAAACTGCACACAACTGTCACCGTGCTGAAGGTGAACCAGATAGTAGTTAATGCTCCTGCGGAGACGCTGACAAATGCTGCTGGACCACCTGGTGGATACAAGTTCTCTGTAAAATTAAG AAGTGATTCAACTGGACACAGCGCAGACTCCTCTATCAATCACATTAACGTCCCATTTGACTGCAAGGTTGAACCTTCTTTTGTTGG GTTTGTTGAGCCGTGGAGTGATGATGCTGCTAAAAAATCTTACTGCTTATTTCATCCATATTCACCTGCGCAACTGTTGCCTGTTAAGTTAAACCTGAAGGAAGGATTTTTACACATTGTTGTTCATGCAAATCTAAAAGAAGATCCAAAGGTGACAGGATCTGCTCACGCCCTCTTTGTCAAAGGGTTCTACATTAAAGAACCTAGGAAG TTAAATCTGACTCCAAGCTGCAACCATAGCATCATCACTATTGGTGGGAATACTG ATGTTGAGTTATTCTGGAATGCTAAAGATTTACTGTCAGCCAGTCGTGTTGATACAAATGGAAGAGGTGTTCCAAGTCAAATTAGTTATCAG GTTGAAGCACTTAAAAGGCAATCATTCTATGACAAGATCACTATAATTCTTCCAGCCACCG GCCAGACTGAAGAAATAGAAGTTATCTATGACACTGGAGAAAGAAGAGAGCCATCGACATCAGGCTTGACAACATTGGCTGCAATCGTGACATGCATTGTTGTTCCAATCGCTACGATTGCGCTCTTCATGAAGTTGCTGGAGAAGAAACCGATCAGAGAGGCACCACCAAGACACGCGACTCCTGCGCCTGCGTCAGCACCAGCAGCCGCGATGGCTGACCCAGCGTCCCCAGCTACTGGTGAGTTGTCACCTCGTACGCCTCAGCCGTTCATGGAGTACGTGAGGAGGACCATCGACGACACGCCCTACTACAAGCGCGACGCCAGGAGGCGATTCAACCCCCAGAACACGTACTGA